The Actinocatenispora sera genome has a window encoding:
- a CDS encoding dienelactone hydrolase family protein produces the protein MATAQLHPADPITDFARRRVDVAGTAKTVYVAGTGPAVVVLPEMPGISPDVLRLARWIRDAGCTVFVPSLFGTDGAYPTAAGGTAVFKRACVSAEFRAFASGGTSPVTTWLRGLARQAHQECGGPGVGAIGLCFTGNFALTMTLEPAVIAPVVNHPSLPIDDPAGIELSPEDAAAVRARVERDGLTVLSYRFDNDRWCTGQRFAAYRKLLGDAFDGRVLPGDRANPAPPEFFAEVVGTPHSVVTAHLVDEAGHPTIVARDQILAFLTERLLPATG, from the coding sequence ATGGCCACCGCGCAGCTACACCCCGCCGACCCGATCACCGACTTCGCCCGCCGTCGCGTCGACGTGGCCGGCACCGCCAAGACCGTGTACGTCGCCGGCACCGGGCCCGCCGTGGTGGTACTGCCGGAGATGCCCGGCATCAGCCCGGACGTGCTGCGGCTGGCCCGCTGGATCCGGGACGCCGGCTGCACGGTCTTCGTCCCATCGCTGTTCGGGACCGACGGCGCGTACCCGACCGCCGCGGGCGGCACCGCGGTGTTCAAGCGCGCCTGCGTCAGTGCCGAGTTCCGCGCCTTCGCCAGCGGCGGTACCAGCCCGGTCACCACCTGGCTGCGCGGCCTCGCCCGGCAGGCGCACCAGGAGTGCGGCGGCCCGGGGGTCGGCGCGATCGGGCTCTGCTTCACCGGAAACTTCGCCCTGACCATGACGCTGGAGCCGGCGGTGATCGCCCCGGTGGTCAACCACCCGTCGCTGCCGATCGACGATCCGGCCGGCATCGAGCTGTCCCCCGAGGACGCGGCGGCGGTCCGGGCGCGGGTCGAGCGGGACGGGCTGACGGTGCTGAGCTACCGGTTCGACAACGACAGGTGGTGCACCGGCCAGCGCTTCGCCGCGTACCGGAAGCTGCTCGGCGACGCGTTCGACGGCCGGGTGCTGCCCGGCGACCGGGCGAACCCGGCGCCGCCGGAGTTCTTCGCCGAGGTCGTCGGTACGCCGCACAGCGTGGTCACCGCGCACCTGGTCGACGAGGCCGGCCACCCCACGATCGTTGCCCGCGACCAGATCCTCGCCTTCCTCACCGAACGCCTGCTGCCGGCGACCGGCTGA
- a CDS encoding sugar transferase, whose product MAAETLTARPAPIPPKPDSPGTPDKRGPGHGWVGRYVRGLVGLDVAVAVLASWAALGVVFGAVPLHANVVHLVMAGALPIAWPVVLAANQCYDRRQLFVGSAEYDRVVRSGVVLVALVALAAYLGDLGLSRAYTVVSLAVTVPGTVLGRMVMRRVLHNGRRRGRWLRRVVVVGHVRAVADLCQQLRRERYHGMSVAGACVPAANLARHGGLDRLGGHLVIPGVDLPVYGSFDDAAYAVEAAQADAVIVLSCPELDGPAVRRLAWQVENDDTDLILANSLMDVSGGRITVRPVDGLPMLQVTHPRLRGTGRLAKALSDRIGAALLLVLTLPLWAAAIAWIRLTSPGPALFRQVRVGRDGRPFTMIKLRTMYVDAERRLAGLRGDDPDNVLFKLHDDPRVTRAGRVLRALSIDELPQLFNVLAGHMSLVGPRPPLPDEVARYPADMGRRLVVRPGITGLWQVSGRADLSFDDAVRLDLRYVDNWSLSLDLVILLRTVTAVLRRSGAY is encoded by the coding sequence GTGGCTGCGGAGACGCTGACCGCACGACCCGCACCGATCCCACCGAAGCCCGATTCGCCTGGCACGCCCGACAAACGCGGTCCCGGGCACGGCTGGGTCGGCCGGTACGTGCGCGGGCTGGTCGGCCTGGACGTGGCGGTCGCGGTGCTCGCCAGCTGGGCCGCGCTGGGCGTGGTTTTCGGCGCGGTTCCGTTGCACGCCAACGTGGTCCACCTGGTGATGGCCGGCGCGCTGCCGATCGCCTGGCCGGTCGTGCTGGCCGCGAACCAGTGCTACGACCGGCGCCAGCTGTTCGTCGGCAGCGCCGAGTACGATCGCGTGGTCCGCTCCGGGGTGGTGCTCGTCGCGCTGGTCGCGCTCGCCGCCTACCTGGGCGATCTGGGCCTGTCCCGGGCATACACGGTGGTCAGCCTCGCCGTCACGGTGCCGGGCACCGTGCTGGGCCGGATGGTGATGCGGCGGGTGCTGCACAACGGCCGGCGGCGCGGCCGCTGGCTGCGCCGGGTGGTCGTCGTCGGGCACGTGCGCGCGGTCGCCGATCTCTGCCAGCAGCTGCGCCGCGAGCGCTACCACGGGATGAGCGTCGCCGGTGCCTGCGTGCCGGCGGCGAACCTCGCCCGGCACGGCGGGCTGGACCGGCTCGGCGGCCACCTGGTGATCCCCGGCGTCGACCTGCCGGTGTACGGCAGCTTCGACGACGCCGCGTACGCGGTCGAGGCGGCGCAGGCCGATGCGGTCATCGTGCTGTCGTGCCCGGAACTCGACGGGCCGGCGGTGCGCCGGCTGGCCTGGCAGGTGGAGAATGACGACACCGACCTGATCCTCGCCAACTCGCTGATGGACGTGTCCGGTGGCCGCATCACCGTGCGCCCGGTGGACGGGCTGCCGATGCTGCAGGTGACCCATCCCCGGCTGCGCGGCACCGGCCGGCTCGCGAAGGCGCTGTCGGACCGGATCGGCGCCGCGCTGCTGCTGGTGCTCACGCTGCCGCTGTGGGCCGCCGCGATCGCCTGGATCCGGCTCACCTCACCGGGTCCGGCGCTGTTCCGGCAGGTGCGGGTGGGGCGCGACGGCCGCCCGTTCACCATGATCAAGCTGCGTACCATGTACGTCGACGCCGAGCGCCGGCTCGCCGGACTGCGCGGCGACGATCCGGACAACGTGCTGTTCAAGCTGCACGACGATCCGCGCGTCACCCGCGCCGGCCGGGTGCTGCGGGCACTGTCCATCGACGAGCTGCCGCAGCTGTTCAACGTGCTCGCCGGGCACATGTCGCTGGTCGGCCCGCGCCCACCGCTGCCGGACGAGGTCGCCCGCTACCCCGCCGACATGGGCCGCCGGTTGGTCGTCCGGCCCGGTATCACCGGGCTGTGGCAGGTGTCCGGCCGGGCCGACCTGTCGTTCGACGACGCGGTACGGCTCGACCTGCGGTACGTGGACAACTGGTCACTGTCGCTGGATCTGGTGATCCTGCTGCGCACCGTGACCGCCGTGCTGCGCCGCTCCGGCGCCTACTGA